A genomic segment from Klebsiella africana encodes:
- a CDS encoding LysR substrate-binding domain-containing protein, whose amino-acid sequence MKHKTQIMNNLPLLNDLRVFMLVARRAGFAAAAEELGVSPAFVSKRVSLLEQTLHVMLLHRTTRRVTITEEGERIYEWAQRILQDVDEMMDELSDVRQVPQGTLRIISSFGFGRRVVAPALSALALQYPQLELRFDVQDRLVDLVNEGVDLDIRVGDDIAPNLIARQLAANHRVLCASPQFLARHAPPKQLSDLAALPCLVIKERDHPFGVWQLHSKEGQHAIKVTGPLSSNHGEIVHQWCLDGQGIALRSWWDVRENIASGHLVQVLPDYWQPANVWAVYVSRLATSAKIRTTVEFLRHYFQQHYPQHEPTASAVGRGD is encoded by the coding sequence GTGAAACATAAAACACAGATCATGAATAATCTGCCGCTGCTAAATGATTTACGCGTCTTTATGCTGGTCGCTCGCCGGGCCGGGTTCGCCGCCGCCGCCGAGGAGCTTGGCGTCTCACCGGCGTTTGTCAGCAAGCGGGTTTCGCTGCTGGAGCAAACCCTGCATGTGATGTTGCTGCACCGGACCACCCGCCGGGTCACCATTACCGAAGAGGGGGAGCGGATCTACGAGTGGGCGCAGCGCATTTTGCAGGATGTCGATGAGATGATGGACGAGCTTTCCGACGTGCGCCAGGTGCCGCAGGGAACGCTGCGTATTATCAGCAGCTTCGGCTTTGGCCGTCGGGTAGTGGCCCCGGCACTGTCGGCGCTGGCCCTTCAGTACCCGCAGCTGGAGTTGCGTTTCGATGTCCAGGACCGGCTGGTGGATTTAGTCAATGAAGGGGTGGATCTTGATATTCGCGTCGGCGATGATATCGCACCGAATCTGATTGCCCGCCAGCTGGCGGCTAATCACCGCGTACTCTGCGCTTCGCCGCAGTTTCTTGCCCGCCATGCGCCGCCGAAACAGCTGAGCGATCTGGCCGCCTTACCCTGCCTGGTGATTAAAGAGCGCGATCACCCGTTCGGCGTCTGGCAGTTGCACAGCAAAGAGGGCCAGCATGCGATCAAGGTGACCGGGCCGCTCTCCTCCAACCATGGTGAAATTGTGCATCAGTGGTGTCTGGACGGGCAGGGGATTGCGTTACGTTCATGGTGGGACGTCCGGGAGAATATCGCCAGCGGGCATCTGGTGCAGGTGCTGCCGGACTACTGGCAGCCGGCCAACGTCTGGGCGGTTTACGTCTCCCGGCTGGCGACGTCGGCGAAGATCCGCACTACCGTGGAGTTTCTGCGCCACTACTTTCAGCAGCACTATCCGCAGCATGAGCCGACGGCCAGCGCCGTCGGCAGAGGCGATTAA
- a CDS encoding tartrate dehydrogenase, translating into MKKTFRIAAIPGDGIGKEVLPEGIRVLQAAAQRWDLSLSFEQMEWASCQYYAHHGKMMPDDWREQLQGFDAIYFGAVGWPDTVPDHISLWGSLLKFRREFDQYVNLRPVRLFPGVPCPLAGKKAGDIDFYVVRENTEGEYSALGGRANEGTEHEVVIQESVFTRRGVDRILRYAFELAQSRPRKTLTSATKSNGLAISMPYWDERVEEMAKSYPEIRWDKQHIDILCARFVLQPERFDVVVGSNLFGDILSDLGPACTGTIGIAPSANLNPERTFPSLFEPVHGSAPDIYGKNIANPIATVWAGAMMLDFLGNGDERYHAAHNGILAAIEQVIASGPKTPDMKGNASTQQVSDAICKAILA; encoded by the coding sequence ATGAAAAAAACCTTTCGTATTGCCGCCATCCCGGGTGACGGAATTGGCAAAGAAGTGCTGCCTGAAGGGATTCGCGTGCTGCAAGCCGCCGCACAGCGTTGGGATCTGTCATTGAGCTTCGAGCAGATGGAATGGGCAAGCTGCCAATATTACGCCCATCACGGCAAGATGATGCCGGACGACTGGCGCGAGCAGTTGCAGGGCTTCGATGCTATCTATTTCGGCGCCGTCGGCTGGCCGGATACCGTTCCCGACCATATCTCGCTATGGGGATCGCTGCTGAAGTTCCGCCGTGAGTTTGACCAATACGTCAACCTGCGTCCGGTGCGTCTGTTCCCCGGCGTCCCCTGCCCGCTGGCGGGTAAAAAGGCCGGCGATATCGATTTCTACGTGGTGCGCGAAAATACCGAAGGCGAATATTCCGCCCTCGGCGGCCGCGCCAATGAAGGCACCGAGCATGAAGTGGTGATTCAGGAGTCGGTCTTCACCCGCCGCGGCGTGGACCGGATCCTGCGCTACGCCTTCGAGCTGGCGCAAAGCCGTCCGCGCAAAACGCTGACCTCAGCCACCAAATCTAACGGTCTGGCGATCAGCATGCCCTACTGGGATGAGCGGGTGGAAGAGATGGCCAAAAGCTATCCCGAGATCCGCTGGGACAAGCAGCATATCGATATTCTCTGCGCCCGCTTCGTGCTGCAGCCGGAGCGTTTCGACGTGGTCGTCGGCTCGAACCTGTTTGGCGATATTCTGTCGGATCTCGGCCCGGCCTGTACCGGCACCATCGGTATTGCCCCTTCGGCTAACCTGAACCCAGAGCGGACTTTCCCGTCGCTGTTCGAACCGGTTCACGGGTCGGCGCCGGATATCTACGGTAAAAATATCGCCAACCCGATCGCTACCGTTTGGGCCGGGGCGATGATGCTCGATTTCCTCGGCAACGGCGATGAGCGCTACCACGCGGCGCATAACGGCATTCTGGCGGCGATAGAGCAGGTGATCGCCAGCGGGCCGAAAACCCCGGATATGAAAGGCAACGCCTCAACGCAGCAGGTCAGCGACGCTATCTGCAAAGCCATTTTAGCGTAA